In the Kribbella sp. NBC_00482 genome, one interval contains:
- a CDS encoding metal-sensitive transcriptional regulator — protein MEFEPDEIKPIITRMKRAHGHLGSVIRMMEEGADCESVLTQLAAVNKALARSGYAIVSTGLQHCLADESSDVDVAKMEKLFLALA, from the coding sequence ATGGAGTTCGAGCCGGATGAGATCAAGCCGATCATCACGCGGATGAAGCGCGCTCACGGGCATCTCGGCAGCGTGATCCGGATGATGGAAGAAGGTGCGGACTGCGAGTCGGTTCTGACCCAGCTCGCCGCCGTGAACAAGGCGCTTGCACGGTCCGGATACGCGATCGTCAGCACCGGTCTGCAGCACTGCCTCGCCGACGAGAGCAGCGACGTCGACGTGGCGAAGATGGAGAAGCTCTTCCTCGCCCTGGCTTGA
- a CDS encoding MBL fold metallo-hydrolase gives MTDQSRLTIRTIETPSLGDRSYLVHDGDVAFVIDPQRDIDRILEILRTDAVRLTHVFETHIHNDYVTGGFALAQATDAAYLVNADDNVSFDRTPLHDGDTVRIGDRMRVRAIHTPGHTFTHLSYALTDNDQPVAVFTGGSLLYGATGRPDLLGPDHTDALARHQHHSAHKLARALPDETEVYPTHGFGSFCSATQSAAAESTIGQERRSNPVLTQDEEDYVRDLLDGLGAWPAYYTHMAPANSAGPGAPDLSLPELADAAELRRRIEAGEWVVDLRTRTTFAAGHAPGTLNFGRDGAFSTYLGWLITWGTPVTLLGETAADAQQAQRELVRIGIDRPAAHATGGPDQWSVATPVSFPTAGFADLEQVRHHRDVVVLDVRRTEEHSAARIEGAVNIPIHELPRRIAEVPPGEVWVHCAAGYRASIAASFLHAAGRTLVAVDDQFENAAKTGLQLIRPQV, from the coding sequence ATGACCGACCAGAGCCGTCTGACCATCCGGACCATCGAGACGCCGTCGCTCGGTGACCGCAGTTACCTCGTCCACGACGGCGACGTCGCATTCGTCATCGACCCACAACGCGACATCGATCGCATCCTGGAGATCCTCCGGACCGACGCCGTACGCCTGACCCACGTCTTCGAGACCCACATCCACAACGACTACGTCACCGGCGGCTTCGCACTCGCCCAGGCCACTGACGCTGCGTACCTGGTCAATGCCGACGACAACGTCTCGTTCGACCGCACGCCGCTGCACGACGGCGACACCGTCCGGATCGGCGACCGGATGCGGGTCCGCGCGATCCACACCCCCGGCCACACATTCACCCACCTGTCCTACGCCCTCACCGACAACGACCAACCCGTCGCGGTCTTCACCGGCGGGTCCCTGCTGTACGGCGCGACCGGACGGCCCGATCTCCTGGGCCCGGACCATACCGACGCTCTCGCCCGTCATCAGCACCACTCCGCACACAAACTCGCCCGGGCGCTCCCCGACGAGACCGAGGTCTACCCCACCCACGGATTCGGCTCGTTCTGCTCCGCCACGCAGTCCGCCGCGGCCGAATCGACCATCGGGCAGGAAAGGCGCTCCAACCCCGTCCTGACTCAGGACGAAGAGGACTACGTCCGCGACCTGCTCGACGGTCTCGGCGCCTGGCCCGCTTACTACACACACATGGCACCCGCCAACTCCGCCGGACCCGGTGCTCCCGACCTCTCGCTCCCCGAGCTTGCCGACGCCGCCGAGCTGCGCCGCCGGATCGAAGCCGGCGAATGGGTCGTCGATCTGCGCACCCGCACCACCTTCGCGGCCGGCCACGCACCCGGCACCCTCAACTTCGGGCGCGACGGCGCCTTCTCCACCTACCTCGGCTGGCTGATCACCTGGGGCACACCGGTGACGTTACTCGGCGAGACCGCCGCGGATGCCCAACAGGCGCAGCGCGAACTGGTTCGGATCGGCATCGACCGCCCAGCGGCCCACGCAACCGGCGGACCTGACCAGTGGAGTGTCGCGACACCTGTGTCCTTCCCGACCGCCGGCTTCGCCGATCTCGAACAGGTCCGGCATCATCGCGACGTCGTCGTGCTGGACGTACGCCGTACCGAGGAACACAGCGCCGCGCGGATCGAGGGAGCAGTCAACATCCCCATCCACGAGCTGCCGCGACGCATCGCCGAAGTACCGCCCGGGGAGGTGTGGGTCCACTGCGCCGCCGGCTACCGCGCCTCCATCGCAGCCTCGTTCCTGCACGCCGCCGGCCGCACCCTTGTCGCTGTCGACGACCAGTTCGAGAACGCGGCAAAGACCGGCCTCCAACTCATCCGCCCGCAAGTCTGA
- a CDS encoding NAD(P) transhydrogenase subunit alpha — MTAVLLADITVFVLSVLVGFEVISKVPATLHTPLMSGANAIHGVVVIGVMIIAASIDTTIGYLLLFVAAAFAAANVVGGYVVTDRMLEMFHAKPKGQR; from the coding sequence ATGACAGCTGTGCTGCTGGCAGACATCACGGTCTTCGTGCTGAGCGTGCTGGTCGGGTTCGAGGTCATCTCGAAGGTCCCGGCCACCCTGCACACCCCGCTGATGTCCGGGGCGAACGCGATCCACGGCGTGGTGGTGATCGGCGTGATGATCATTGCCGCAAGCATCGACACCACGATCGGGTACCTGCTGCTGTTCGTCGCCGCGGCGTTCGCGGCCGCGAACGTGGTCGGCGGGTACGTCGTGACCGACCGGATGCTGGAGATGTTCCACGCGAAGCCGAAGGGCCAACGATGA
- a CDS encoding arsenate reductase ArsC, whose amino-acid sequence MSKPVVLFVCVHNAGRSQMAAGWLRHLAGDTVDVRSAGSEPRDQVNPTAVEAMREVGIDITGNVPQLLATEDVRASDVVITMGCGDACPIFPGKRYEDWELTDPAGQPIEVVRQVRDDIRGRVEKLVADLTASR is encoded by the coding sequence GTGAGTAAGCCTGTTGTGCTGTTCGTCTGCGTCCACAACGCCGGCCGCTCGCAAATGGCAGCCGGGTGGCTGCGGCACCTTGCCGGCGACACCGTGGACGTCCGGTCGGCCGGATCTGAGCCGCGGGACCAGGTCAACCCGACCGCGGTCGAGGCGATGCGCGAGGTCGGGATCGACATCACCGGGAACGTCCCGCAGTTGCTCGCCACCGAGGACGTCCGGGCGAGCGACGTCGTGATCACCATGGGGTGTGGCGACGCCTGCCCGATCTTCCCCGGCAAACGTTACGAGGACTGGGAACTCACCGACCCCGCCGGCCAGCCGATCGAGGTCGTTCGCCAGGTCCGTGACGATATCCGCGGTCGTGTGGAGAAGCTCGTCGCCGACCTCACCGCCAGCCGATGA
- a CDS encoding alpha/beta fold hydrolase: protein MQYTDWGERAARWSGIRSETVDVHGTKVHYLVSDQTRTSEMPVHLLVPNPANSASNWLDVLAELRPDTHAIAVDLPGTIAGHTALPNRRAASIDSNVLFLRDFVDALELDRVVVHGWSAGGMISLLFADQAPERVAGLILVVPALPPPLSAREARLWQTLGRAGLAVVAPVALVLLRTSGRRILAAQLRVLDDPASIAGSKWSTGGDLTRMSDEIAGLMRDEMSAVEPTRLGNAVTVYVSLLSLMFVRRRPVLEAMRRVASPTLLVWGDEDRLTPPSSIDDWTGQRPDWNLVALPRVGHAPPLEVPADYARTVIDWCGPRLHDR from the coding sequence GTGCAGTACACCGACTGGGGTGAGCGTGCGGCTCGCTGGTCCGGAATTCGCAGCGAGACAGTCGATGTGCACGGCACGAAGGTGCACTACCTGGTATCTGATCAGACGCGGACGTCGGAGATGCCGGTTCACCTACTCGTCCCCAACCCGGCCAACAGCGCCTCGAACTGGCTCGACGTACTCGCGGAACTGCGACCAGACACGCACGCGATCGCGGTGGACCTGCCCGGCACCATCGCCGGCCACACCGCGCTGCCGAACCGGCGTGCGGCGAGCATCGACTCCAACGTGCTGTTCCTGCGCGATTTCGTTGACGCACTCGAGCTAGATCGGGTCGTGGTTCACGGCTGGTCGGCGGGCGGGATGATTTCGTTGCTGTTCGCCGACCAGGCGCCCGAACGGGTCGCCGGGCTCATTTTGGTGGTGCCTGCACTTCCTCCCCCGCTGAGCGCCCGCGAGGCGCGCCTGTGGCAAACCCTCGGCAGGGCGGGGCTGGCCGTCGTCGCACCGGTCGCCCTTGTGCTGCTCCGCACTTCGGGTCGGCGAATCCTCGCAGCGCAACTGCGGGTGCTGGACGATCCCGCCTCGATCGCGGGCAGCAAGTGGAGTACGGGCGGTGACCTGACGAGAATGTCGGACGAAATCGCCGGTCTCATGCGGGACGAGATGTCGGCGGTCGAGCCGACGCGTTTGGGAAACGCGGTCACGGTATATGTCTCGCTGCTGTCGCTGATGTTCGTCCGGCGGCGACCCGTACTCGAGGCGATGCGCCGGGTTGCCTCGCCAACTCTTCTTGTCTGGGGCGACGAGGATCGCCTCACTCCCCCCTCGTCGATCGATGACTGGACAGGTCAACGGCCCGATTGGAACCTGGTGGCCCTCCCCCGCGTCGGTCATGCGCCGCCGTTGGAAGTGCCAGCCGATTACGCCCGCACGGTCATCGACTGGTGCGGTCCACGATTACACGACCGATAG
- a CDS encoding flavodoxin domain-containing protein, producing MSKNVLVAYATKMGATASIAGAIGAELRTSGLSVDVHEVGAVQAVTPYDAIVLGSAVYQGRWLPEAVRFLSRHERQLRTRDVWLFHSGPIGASRDEEQPVPPDVSRLARAFQAPPIKTFAGDLQADAVLHNHDLERLVGDSRDWRDIRAWSHQIAATLTTPEPAT from the coding sequence ATGTCCAAGAACGTGCTGGTCGCCTACGCCACCAAGATGGGCGCGACCGCGAGCATCGCGGGCGCCATCGGAGCCGAGCTCCGCACCTCCGGCCTCAGCGTCGACGTCCACGAAGTCGGGGCAGTCCAGGCCGTCACGCCGTACGACGCCATCGTCCTGGGCAGCGCGGTCTACCAAGGTCGCTGGCTGCCCGAGGCGGTCCGGTTCCTCAGCCGGCACGAGCGCCAACTCCGCACCCGCGACGTCTGGCTCTTCCACTCCGGCCCGATCGGCGCGAGCCGTGACGAGGAGCAACCCGTCCCGCCCGACGTGAGCCGCTTGGCCCGCGCGTTCCAGGCACCACCGATCAAGACCTTCGCCGGCGACCTCCAAGCAGACGCCGTCCTCCACAACCACGACCTCGAACGCCTGGTCGGCGACTCCAGAGACTGGCGCGACATCCGCGCCTGGTCTCACCAGATAGCAGCCACGCTGACAACCCCCGAACCAGCTACCTGA
- a CDS encoding NAD(P) transhydrogenase subunit alpha: MNLLIGCPAETEWHESRVAVTPEVVGRLRRTGLDLIVEAGAGRGAGFPDEAYVAAGARVADRSAVFAEADILTVIHRPDCQRLRAGQIVIGLLHRYDDPDELAEVTALSFEGLPRTLSRAQSMDVLTSQANVAGYKAAVLAADTFGGFFPMMMTAAGTVRPAKVLVLGGGVAGLQAIGTARRLGALVTGYDVREAARADIASTGAAVLDLKVTAEGDGGYARTLTAEEQAEQQKALVDAIRDFDVVITTAQVPGHRPPELVPAQALGALAPGSVVVDLAAGPLGGNVAGSVPDSRTETENGVVVLGAGNLPAQVPRAASSAWARNVAALLEHLIHDGSVVLDPEDEITAGLLVQAKEAVS, encoded by the coding sequence ATGAACCTGCTGATCGGCTGCCCGGCCGAGACCGAGTGGCACGAGAGCCGCGTGGCGGTCACACCCGAAGTGGTGGGGCGGCTGCGCCGGACCGGCCTCGACCTGATCGTGGAGGCCGGCGCGGGACGCGGCGCTGGTTTCCCGGACGAGGCGTACGTCGCGGCCGGCGCGCGCGTTGCGGATCGGTCGGCGGTGTTCGCCGAGGCGGACATCCTGACGGTGATTCACCGGCCGGATTGTCAGCGTCTGCGGGCCGGCCAGATCGTGATCGGTCTGCTTCATCGTTACGACGATCCTGACGAACTGGCGGAGGTTACGGCGCTGAGCTTCGAGGGGCTACCGCGCACCCTCAGCCGGGCGCAGTCGATGGACGTGCTCACCTCGCAGGCCAACGTGGCCGGGTACAAGGCCGCAGTCCTCGCGGCGGACACGTTCGGAGGCTTCTTCCCGATGATGATGACCGCAGCCGGGACGGTCCGTCCGGCCAAGGTGCTCGTGCTCGGCGGAGGAGTCGCGGGGCTGCAGGCAATCGGTACCGCGCGGCGCCTGGGCGCACTGGTGACCGGGTACGACGTCCGCGAAGCCGCACGCGCCGACATTGCCTCGACCGGTGCCGCCGTACTGGATCTCAAGGTCACGGCCGAGGGGGACGGCGGCTACGCAAGGACGCTGACCGCCGAGGAACAAGCGGAACAGCAGAAGGCTCTGGTGGACGCGATCCGGGACTTCGACGTCGTCATCACGACAGCTCAGGTGCCGGGTCACCGTCCGCCGGAACTGGTGCCGGCCCAGGCGCTAGGGGCGCTGGCGCCTGGGTCGGTGGTCGTCGATCTGGCCGCCGGGCCGTTGGGCGGCAATGTGGCGGGTTCGGTGCCGGACAGCCGGACCGAGACGGAGAACGGTGTGGTGGTGCTTGGCGCCGGCAACCTTCCGGCGCAGGTTCCACGCGCGGCGTCGTCCGCCTGGGCGCGCAACGTCGCGGCGTTGCTCGAGCACCTAATCCATGACGGTTCCGTCGTACTCGATCCCGAGGACGAGATCACGGCCGGGCTACTCGTGCAGGCGAAGGAGGCAGTGTCATGA
- a CDS encoding universal stress protein translates to MRHKPVVVGIDGSPAADIAIKWAAVEAASLRSNLRMLHAVAAHEPASSAGEVVYRAVRLARGLAPGIEIDTRIDKGTPSTVLVKASSDAEVVVIGSRGLGVMAGALVGATGLDLAANARCPVVVVRPGLAELDGTRVVIGYDGSPAGDTALDYGIVYARRHNLAVRVIAAQPIGTDLHRLTEDQLREAVHKHDGHDAELIQITGHPAEHILRLSSDAALIVLGARGRGGFAGMLIGSVSQTVLHHADCPVAIIPAAAIGG, encoded by the coding sequence ATGAGGCACAAGCCCGTGGTTGTAGGCATCGACGGATCGCCAGCCGCCGACATCGCCATCAAATGGGCGGCGGTGGAAGCGGCGTCGTTGCGCAGCAACCTCCGCATGCTCCACGCCGTCGCAGCTCACGAGCCCGCGTCCAGCGCCGGTGAAGTCGTGTATCGCGCAGTCCGGCTGGCCCGCGGGCTGGCCCCGGGCATCGAGATCGACACCCGGATCGACAAGGGCACGCCGTCAACGGTTCTCGTCAAGGCCTCCAGCGATGCGGAGGTCGTGGTGATCGGGAGCCGTGGGCTCGGCGTGATGGCCGGGGCGCTCGTCGGTGCGACCGGCCTCGACCTCGCAGCGAACGCCCGGTGCCCGGTGGTCGTCGTACGCCCGGGCCTCGCCGAACTCGACGGAACCCGCGTCGTCATCGGGTACGACGGATCACCCGCCGGCGACACCGCCCTCGACTACGGCATCGTCTACGCCCGCCGCCACAACCTCGCCGTACGCGTCATCGCCGCGCAGCCAATCGGGACCGACCTGCACCGTCTCACCGAGGACCAGCTTCGCGAGGCCGTCCACAAACATGACGGCCACGACGCCGAGCTCATCCAGATCACCGGCCACCCCGCCGAGCACATCCTGCGCCTGTCATCGGACGCAGCCCTGATCGTCCTCGGCGCCCGCGGTCGCGGCGGCTTCGCCGGCATGCTCATCGGCTCGGTCAGCCAAACCGTCCTCCACCACGCCGACTGCCCCGTCGCGATCATCCCCGCCGCCGCCATCGGAGGCTGA
- a CDS encoding MIP/aquaporin family protein, producing MSLALWRRVVAEGTGTGLLVTVVVGSGIAAAQLPPGDTGLQLLENSFATALGLAVLILMLGPVSGAHFNPVVSVVDWWLGRRTGAGLSLRDLSAYVAAQVVGAIAGAVLADVMFGLSAVSWSTTHRSAGHLWIGETVATAGLILLIFALVRSGRGAVVPVAVGAYIGAAYWFTSSTSFANPAVTVGRAFSDTFAGIAPGSVPGFVFFQVIGAVVGAGLVVVLYPELGDSAEESAVPDLELHRE from the coding sequence ATGAGCTTGGCGTTGTGGCGGCGGGTTGTCGCGGAGGGGACCGGGACGGGGTTGCTGGTGACGGTTGTCGTCGGTTCGGGGATCGCGGCCGCTCAACTACCGCCCGGCGACACTGGACTGCAGTTGCTGGAGAATTCGTTCGCGACTGCGCTCGGGCTGGCTGTTCTGATCTTGATGCTCGGGCCGGTGTCCGGTGCGCATTTCAATCCGGTCGTGTCGGTTGTCGATTGGTGGCTCGGCCGGCGGACCGGCGCCGGCCTGAGTCTGCGGGATCTGTCAGCGTACGTCGCGGCGCAGGTCGTCGGTGCGATCGCGGGCGCGGTGCTGGCCGATGTGATGTTCGGGCTGAGCGCTGTTTCGTGGTCGACGACGCACCGGTCCGCGGGTCACTTGTGGATCGGGGAGACGGTCGCTACCGCGGGGTTGATCCTGCTGATCTTCGCGCTCGTCCGGTCGGGTCGCGGCGCCGTCGTACCTGTTGCTGTTGGCGCGTATATCGGCGCGGCTTACTGGTTCACCTCGTCGACGTCGTTCGCGAACCCTGCCGTGACGGTCGGCCGTGCGTTCAGTGACACGTTCGCCGGGATCGCACCTGGTTCCGTTCCTGGTTTCGTTTTCTTCCAGGTGATCGGCGCGGTCGTCGGCGCCGGCCTGGTTGTCGTGCTGTACCCCGAGCTGGGCGACTCCGCGGAGGAGTCCGCCGTACCGGATCTGGAGTTGCATCGTGAGTAA
- a CDS encoding arsenate reductase ArsC, giving the protein MTELAWHRREDLSIDQSLALRTAAARLADEFSGVYGPETVERFLHSSYDQFATGSTVPNFLPLLAERFARQRLGALARVEGHHDDGRPVVLFLCVHNAGRSQIALGFFQQLAGARAVAWSGGSEPGLEVNPAAVAAMAERGIDISTEYPKPWTDEVVRAADVVVTMGCGDSCPIFPGTRYENWDLGDPAGLDVADVRPIRDEIERRVRALLGELEVAVGNG; this is encoded by the coding sequence ATGACTGAACTTGCCTGGCACCGCCGCGAAGACCTGTCAATCGACCAAAGCCTCGCTCTGCGCACCGCGGCTGCTCGACTGGCCGACGAGTTCTCCGGTGTCTACGGTCCGGAGACTGTCGAGCGGTTCCTGCACTCCAGCTACGACCAGTTCGCTACGGGGAGCACGGTCCCGAACTTCCTTCCCCTGCTGGCCGAACGGTTCGCGAGGCAACGACTCGGCGCGCTTGCCCGGGTCGAGGGTCACCACGACGACGGCAGGCCGGTCGTCCTGTTTCTGTGCGTGCACAACGCCGGCCGGTCGCAGATCGCGCTGGGGTTCTTCCAGCAGTTGGCCGGTGCTCGCGCGGTCGCGTGGTCCGGTGGCTCCGAGCCTGGGCTCGAGGTGAACCCTGCTGCGGTGGCTGCGATGGCCGAGCGCGGGATCGACATCTCCACCGAGTACCCGAAGCCTTGGACCGACGAGGTCGTGCGGGCCGCGGATGTGGTGGTGACGATGGGCTGCGGTGACTCGTGCCCGATCTTCCCCGGTACACGGTACGAGAACTGGGATCTCGGCGACCCGGCCGGCCTCGACGTCGCCGACGTACGCCCGATCCGCGACGAGATCGAGCGCCGCGTTCGTGCCCTGCTCGGCGAACTGGAGGTTGCGGTGGGCAACGGATGA
- the adhP gene encoding alcohol dehydrogenase AdhP: MPSIRITATAVAREAIRHLSDTRGAPVMFVQSGGCCAGSTPMCYPENEFLVGPGDVLLGEVEGSPFYIDRHLDQAWGETTFLLDVAPGGPEGFSLPAGLGGHFVTRSASCAPESITHAPERTVMKAAVVTDFSKPLEIQELPIPEPGPGEVLVRMETSGLCHTDIHAARGDWPVKPTPPFVPGHEGIGVVERLGADVTERTVGDRVAIAWLGYACGTCKYCISGWETLCLEQRNSGYSVNGSFAEYAVVPAAFATLVPDGVSSRDAAPLTCAGVTTYKAIRVAKVVPAETVAIFGIGGLGHLALQYARIVGGITIGVDIEDSKLKMAKELGADHVVNAAKTDPVEAIQALGGADVAVVLAVNPRVFDQAFQSLRRGGRLVCVALPADDGAMTLPIFDTVLNGKSVIGSIVGTRNDLADVFALHAAGRTRVIAVDRKLDDVNQSITDVLAGDVPARVVFQF, translated from the coding sequence ATGCCAAGCATCCGGATCACGGCCACCGCGGTTGCTCGCGAGGCGATCCGTCATCTGAGCGACACCCGCGGCGCGCCCGTGATGTTCGTCCAGTCCGGTGGTTGTTGCGCCGGGAGTACGCCGATGTGCTACCCGGAGAACGAGTTCCTGGTTGGCCCCGGTGACGTTCTGCTCGGCGAGGTCGAAGGCAGCCCGTTCTACATCGATCGGCACCTCGACCAGGCCTGGGGCGAGACGACGTTCCTGCTCGACGTCGCGCCCGGAGGACCGGAGGGATTCTCCCTTCCGGCGGGGCTCGGAGGGCATTTCGTCACTCGCTCCGCCAGCTGTGCACCTGAATCCATCACGCATGCACCTGAAAGGACCGTCATGAAAGCAGCAGTTGTCACCGACTTCAGCAAGCCTCTCGAGATCCAGGAGCTGCCGATTCCCGAGCCGGGCCCGGGCGAGGTCCTGGTCCGGATGGAGACCAGCGGGCTGTGTCACACCGACATCCATGCCGCGCGAGGGGACTGGCCGGTGAAGCCGACGCCGCCGTTCGTCCCGGGGCACGAAGGGATCGGTGTGGTGGAGCGGTTGGGCGCCGACGTGACCGAACGTACCGTCGGCGACCGAGTCGCGATCGCCTGGCTGGGCTACGCCTGTGGCACGTGCAAGTACTGCATCAGCGGCTGGGAGACGCTCTGCCTGGAGCAGCGCAACTCCGGATACTCGGTGAACGGCAGCTTCGCCGAGTACGCCGTCGTACCCGCTGCCTTCGCGACCCTGGTACCGGACGGAGTCTCGTCACGGGACGCCGCACCGCTGACGTGTGCCGGAGTGACGACGTACAAGGCGATCCGGGTGGCCAAGGTGGTGCCGGCCGAGACGGTCGCGATCTTCGGCATCGGGGGCCTGGGACACCTGGCCCTGCAGTACGCGCGGATCGTGGGCGGCATCACCATCGGCGTCGACATCGAGGACAGCAAGCTGAAGATGGCCAAGGAGCTCGGTGCGGACCACGTGGTGAACGCGGCGAAGACCGATCCAGTCGAAGCGATCCAGGCTCTCGGCGGTGCCGATGTGGCCGTCGTACTGGCCGTGAACCCGCGGGTGTTCGACCAGGCGTTCCAGTCGCTGCGCCGCGGTGGGCGTCTGGTCTGTGTGGCATTGCCGGCGGACGACGGTGCGATGACCCTGCCGATCTTCGACACCGTGCTGAACGGCAAGAGCGTGATCGGTTCGATCGTTGGCACGCGCAACGATCTCGCCGACGTGTTCGCCCTGCACGCCGCGGGGCGGACCCGGGTGATCGCCGTCGACCGCAAGCTCGACGACGTCAACCAGTCGATCACGGATGTCCTGGCCGGTGACGTCCCGGCCCGTGTCGTCTTCCAGTTCTGA
- a CDS encoding arsenate reductase/protein-tyrosine-phosphatase family protein has protein sequence MNAERFSVVERARIHAALGDPVRLAIVDTLVAGDAAPGELGAALELPTNLVAHHLKVLEAAGVVARTRSEGDRRRTYVQLRPEALTSIATPALAGAERVVFVCTQNSARSQLAAAIWSRRSRVPALSAGTHPAERVHPRAVKVARRHGLDPAGWRTARLRDVVRRDDLLIAVCDNAYEHLEHETRLHWSIPDPAPADTDAAFEAAYTELADRIDRLVPALSREGSAR, from the coding sequence ATGAATGCTGAGAGATTCTCCGTGGTGGAGCGGGCCCGAATTCATGCCGCGCTCGGTGATCCAGTACGCCTCGCGATCGTGGACACCCTGGTGGCCGGTGATGCGGCGCCGGGTGAGCTCGGCGCGGCGTTGGAGTTGCCGACGAATCTGGTGGCTCATCATCTGAAGGTCCTGGAGGCGGCCGGTGTCGTCGCGCGGACGCGGTCCGAAGGCGACAGGCGGCGCACCTATGTGCAGCTCCGTCCCGAGGCGCTGACGTCGATCGCGACCCCGGCGTTGGCCGGCGCGGAGCGAGTGGTGTTCGTCTGCACGCAGAACTCGGCGCGTTCCCAGTTGGCCGCGGCGATCTGGTCGCGGCGCAGCCGGGTCCCGGCGTTGTCCGCGGGCACGCACCCGGCGGAGCGTGTGCATCCGCGAGCCGTGAAGGTCGCCCGGCGGCACGGACTGGATCCGGCCGGGTGGCGCACCGCGCGGCTGCGGGACGTCGTACGGCGTGACGATCTGCTGATCGCGGTGTGCGACAACGCGTACGAGCATCTCGAGCACGAAACCCGCCTGCACTGGTCGATCCCCGACCCGGCCCCGGCCGACACCGACGCGGCCTTCGAAGCCGCGTACACCGAACTCGCCGATCGGATCGACCGGTTGGTGCCTGCATTGTCACGTGAGGGGAGCGCGCGATGA